In one window of Megalops cyprinoides isolate fMegCyp1 chromosome 24, fMegCyp1.pri, whole genome shotgun sequence DNA:
- the LOC118771424 gene encoding mannose-specific lectin-like, whose product MSRNYMSKYDELRKGDYLMSNNHEWKAVFQEDGNFVIYGWKQIWSSDTAGVRDAYRLCMQDDCNFIMYKRDNKVMWQTKSQASGGFKMCRLYLRNDGTMVIERDGEEMWSSATSKGHK is encoded by the exons ATGAGCAGGAACTACATGTCCAAGTATGATGAGCTCCGCAAGGGAGACTACCTTATGTCCAACAACCACGAGTGGAAGGCTGTGTTCCAG GAGGATGGCAACTTTGTCATCTACGGCTGGAAGCAGATCTGGTCCTCCGACACCGCTGGCGTGCGCGACGCCTACCGCCTGTGCATGCAGGACGACTGCAACTTCATCATGTACAAGAGGGACAACAAGGTGATGTGGCAGACCAAGAGCCAGGCGTCCGGTGGCTTCAAAATGTGCCGCCTCTACCTGCGCAACGACGGCACCATGGTGATTGAGAGGGACGGCGAGGAGATGTGGTCCTCCGCCACGTCCAAGGGCCACAAGTGA
- the LOC118771564 gene encoding low choriolytic enzyme-like, with protein sequence MLWNLSSVIPTSLDSYSADNSIEKEELSVSALIEKANKNIGQKPDKPFIIFGDIAVNIGLQNADPCTSRKCKWVKHPNGTVYVPYVISNQYSTCEKSIIEEGLKSFHSSTCIRFIPRTTEKDYLDIKSDEGCYSYVGRQGRGQVVSLAQQGCVCHGIVQHEILHALGFVHEQTRSDRDQHVKILYENIEPDMESNFRKIETNNLETPYDYNSVMEYGRYAFSKNKKPTIIPIPDESVEIGKAKEMSPNDILRVNRLYECSATLLYNHKF encoded by the exons ATGCTCTGGAACCTCTCCAGTGTTATCCCCACCTCACTAGATTCCTACAGCGCAG ACAACAGCATTGAAAAGGAAGAACTTTCAGTGTCAGCCTTAATCGAGAAAGCTAACAAGAATATTG GCCAAAAACCTGATAAGCCATTCATCATCTTTGGAGACATTGCTGTCAACATTGGATTGCAGAACGCTGATCCCTGCACATCCCGTAAATGCAAATGGGTCAAGCATCCTAATGGGACAGTTTATGTGCCCTATGTCATCTCCAACCAGTACT CAACATGTGAGAAGAGTATCATTGAAGAGGGTCTGAAATCCTTTCACTCCTCCACCTGCATCCGATTCATACCCCGGACCACAGAGAAAGACTATTTGGATATTAAGAGTGACGAAGG GTGCTATTCATATGTTGGGCGCCAAGGTCGTGGTCAGGTGGTGTCCCTGGCACAGCAGGGCTGTGTCTGTCATGGTATTGTCCAGCATGAGATCCTGCATGCCCTCGGTTTCGTTCATGAGCAGACGCGCAGTGACCGAGACCAGCACGTCAAAATCCTATATGAAAACATCGAACCTG ATATGGAGAGTAATTTTAGGAAAATCGAGACAAACAACCTTGAGACTCCGTATGACTACAACTCAGTGATGGAATAtgggag GTATGCcttctccaaaaacaaaaagcccaCCATCATTCCAATCCCGGATGAAAGTGTGGAAATCGGGAAAGCCAAAGAGATGAGTCCCAATGACATTCTGCGAGTCAACAGGCTGTACGAGTGCT CAGCCACTTTACTGTATAATCAcaaattttaa
- the LOC118771565 gene encoding high choriolytic enzyme 2-like, producing MAHVYNSDRQQEEKLSVSELIEKANRNIGQTLDKPFIIFGDIAVNTGLQNADPCTYRKCKWVKHPNGKVYVPYVISNQYSTHERSIIKRGLNSFHSSTCIRFIPRSKKEDYLDIKSDKGCYSYVGRQGGGQVVSLERQGCVYHGTVQHEILHALGFDHEQTRSDRDQHVKILYENIKPDMESNFEIINTNNLETPYDYNSVMEYGRYAFSKNGKPTIIPIPDQNVEIGTAKEMSPNDILRVNRLYECWNIGDE from the exons ATGGCCCACGTAT ACAACAGTGACAGACAACAAGAGGAAAAACTTTCAGTGTCAGAATTAATTGAGAAAGCGAACAGGAACATTG GCCAAACACTTGATAAGCCATTCATCATCTTTGGAGACATTGCTGTCAACACTGGATTGCAGAATGCTGATCCCTgcacatacagaaaatgcaaatgggTCAAACATCCCAATGGGAAAGTTTATGTGCCCTATGTCATCTCCAACCAGTACT CAACACATGAGAGGAGTATCATTAAAAGGGGTTTGAATTCCTTTCACTCCTCCACCTGCATCCGATTCATACCCCGGAGCAAGAAGGAAGACTATTTGGATATTAAGAGTGACAAAGG GTGCTATTCATATGTGGGGCGCCAAGGTGGTGGTCAGGTGGTGTCCCTGGAACGGCAGGGCTGTGTCTATCACGGTACTGTCCAGCATGAGATCCTGCATGCCCTCGGCTTCGATCACGAGCAGACGCGCAGTGACCGAGACCAGCACGTCAAAATCCTATATGAAAACATCAAACCTG ATATGGAGAGCAATTTTGAGATAATCAACACCAACAACCTTGAGACTCCCTATGACTACAACTCAGTGATGGAATATGGAAG GTATGCCTTCTCCAAAAACGGAAAACCCACCATCATTCCAATCCCAGATCAAAATGTGGAAATCGGGACAGCCAAAGAGATGAGTCCCAATGACATTCTGCGAGTCAACAGGCTGTACGAATGCT GGAATATTGGAGACGAGTGA